Proteins from one Apis cerana isolate GH-2021 linkage group LG11, AcerK_1.0, whole genome shotgun sequence genomic window:
- the LOC107995930 gene encoding phosphatidylinositol N-acetylglucosaminyltransferase subunit C codes for MTIQLQWQKNLYENYGLADNYTDSSFLKQLRKNVKPNNVTLLEAITFGASVCIQLNIVILFVIIFIWLNNQWTSPDIIFVFSVIFTIFGYLVYCFKRPNILIELTKYIRTVLIFLTFGYILSPVLKTLTETISTDTIYAMTILMFIVHLIFSKYGSLQISLSDSLSITSSIFGSLMLASRLASPLHAFSLLTVSVQCFVLLPFLTHTLNNKIIISIFLTLSTLYFLLIVSQILSYVFIAIIIFLHFICPYWYVKCQKYKDNIYGPWDEAVITS; via the coding sequence ATGACAATACAGTTACAGTGGCAGAAgaatttgtatgaaaattatgGTTTGGCGGATAATTATACAGATAGTTCGTTTTTGAAACAATtacgtaaaaatgtaaaaccaAATAATGTGACTTTATTGGAAGCAATAACTTTCGGTGCTAGCGTATGTATAcagttaaatattgtaattctttttgttatcatatttatttggtTAAACAATCAGTGGACTAGTCCTGATATCATATTTGTATTTAgtgtaatatttacaatattcggTTATTTGGTATATTGTTTCAAAAGGccaaatattttgattgaattaacaaaatatattagaactgtattgatttttcttacatttggatatattttatcgcctgtattaaaaactttaactGAAACCATTAGTACAGATACAATTTATGCTATGACAATACTAATGTTTAtagtacatttaatatttagtaaatatggttctttacaaatttctttatctGATTCTTTATCCATAACATCTTCAATTTTTGGCTCCTTAATGTTAGCATCTAGATTGGCGTCTCCATTACatgctttttctcttcttactGTTTCTGTTCaatgttttgttttattaccatttttgacacatacattaaataataaaataataatttcaatttttttaactttgagtacattatattttctgttaatAGTATCACAAATTCTTTCTTAtgtatttattgcaattataatatttttacattttatttgtcCTTATTGGTATgtaaaatgtcaaaaatataaagataacatTTACGGACCATGGGATGAAGCTGTTATtacttcttaa
- the LOC107995961 gene encoding myb-like protein F: MEISPRKPSKRAQEPIDEWLQNEGYFRKHAPRDPTCLFRAVSEQVYMTQYYHIKVRKECVEFMRKMKHLFIESITIPFDDYLEQMTCFTEWGGMIEIQAMSLLYKREFIIFNGQKQISRTVTNNGFKDVIYLCHTPQKQYESIYTRNFVANAAYCQSIVYQILYKDVFQMANIEATVHKMLHDRTASFRHDKFFLKGNLEIRDQLTAEIYNKVGSENANDEVDDVHGIIKNIPPFPYRIAKALDPNIYRNTDFDIWHEIRREVKNAGWTRHNSHELQIGGKCLVQIDFNEEDFDKTNNNNVYVSSLEKDSNDNNTNVLEKKSNLIFYYGHIQEMSKNQGPVLVFIEELGEKRIVPYSALKPLPPKKNKMANWLPVCKKNLVLDSNQKWKKTCSTTPRKSKESNINILSNNIDKNESSDNIINNINKNNFDWEEGSLKIDHQEYQEYENYPIEKCPNYSINNSVDMFSARMIHDDTQSSTVDNRGQENNKEHKEKNSFSYKNSENTFLRNSKSNNVTNDNNTGFNSYSKQRMQKEVYYSPYADSTQMDHMLRSINCSVEKSIDINGSDLPLSDPFTLRFFYNLGLEYFRGGANWNYLTNGQSPGFGQWYQEIPPNEEEITNITNDMMQACALTQQKKEHTNDRKEISLQSLCQENGDQYVNGIKNMQIQKTETTSCLSRDKVKEQESMNKESSRLSRNGGPRFKKNSENRHRSTSHFSNQYTNNGPNSKMLKSERDIKEDNINIQHSHSIHHQVHNPANALNTYQASYMQQSMYSGLPYYANETEAFANPYYSLNPGFVSIPCLPHSDIHDNSNAQTFPPHLCPGIDYSQAYSGLCPPYICPSPNPFNLPLQNLPEHWYAVAGQPHYMPYAPVLSVTAETTCNGVQNINQNASS; the protein is encoded by the exons atggaaatatcacCTAGAAAACCATCAAAACGTGCACAAGAACCTATTGACGAATGGTTACAGAATGAAggatattttagaaaacatGCACCTAGGGATCCAACTTGCTTATTCAGAGCAGTTAGTGAACAGGTTTATATGACACAATATTATCACATTAAAGTTAGAAAAGAATGTGTGgaatttatgagaaaaatgaaacatttatttatagag AGTATAACAATTCCATTTGATGATTATCTGGAACAAATGACATGTTTTACTGAATGGGGAGGTATGATTGAGATTCAAGCTATGTCATTACTTTATAagagagaatttattatatttaatggtCAAAAACAAATTAGTCGTACTGTTACTAATAATGGTTTCAAGGATGTGATATATTTATGCCATACTCCACAAAAACAATATGAAAGTATTTACACAAGAAACTTTGTTGCAAATGCTGCTTATTGTCAAT ctattgtttatcaaatattatataaagatgtCTTTCAAATGGCTAATATAGAGGCTACTGTACATAAAATGTTACATGATAGAACAGCTTCATTTAgacatgataaatttttccttaaaGGCAATTTGGAAATTAGAGA TCAATTAACTGCAGAGATATATAACAAAGTTGGAAGTGAAAATGCTAATGATGAAGTTGATGATGTACAtggcataataaaaaatataccaccTTTTCCTTATAGAATTGCCAAAGCTCTTGATCCCAATATTTATCGTAATACAGATTTTGATATATGGCATGAAATTAGAAggg AAGTGAAAAATGCTGGATGGACTAGGCACAATAGTCATGAACTCCAAATTGGTGGCAAATGTTTGGTACAAATAGACTTTAATGAAGAAGATTTTGACaaaaccaataataataacgtctATGTGTCTTCTCTTGAAAAAGAttctaatgataataatacaaatgtactggaaaaaaaaagcaatctaatattttattatggacACATTCAAGAAATGAGTAAAAATCAGGGACCTGTATTAGTTTTTATTGAAGAATTAGGAGAAAAAAGGATTGTACCTTATTCTGCTCTTAAACCATTACCTcccaaaaaaaataagatggcTAATTGGTTACCAGTTTGTAAAAAGAATCTAGTTTTAGATTCAA atcaaaaatggaaaaaaacatGCAGTACAACACCACGAAAAAGTAaagaatctaatataaatattttatcaaataatattgataaaaatgaaagcagtgataatattattaataatattaataaaaataattttgattgggAAGAAGGATCATT AAAAATAGATCATCAAGAATAtcaagaatatgaaaattatccaATAGAAAAGTGTcctaattattcaattaat aATTCTGTTGATATGTTTTCCGCAAGAATGATTCATGATGATACTCAATCTTCTACAGTAGATAATAGAGggcaagaaaataataaagaacataaagaaaaaaattcattttcatataaaaattctgaaaatacatttttaagaaattcaaaatcaaataatgtaacaaatgataataatacagGTTTTAACTCATATTCCAAACAAAGAATGCAAAAGGAAGTATATTATTCACCATATGCtg attctACTCAAATGGATCATATGTTACGTTCTATTAATTGCTCTGTAGAAAAAAGTATAGACATAAATGGTAGTGACTTGCCATTATcag ATCCATTTactttgagatttttttataatttaggaTTAGag TATTTCCGTGGTGGTgctaattggaattatttaacaaatggaCAATCACCAGGTTTTGGTCAATGGTATCAAG aaatacctCCGAATGAGgaagaaattacaaatattacaaatgataTGATGCAAGCTTGTGCATTGACACAACAAAAAAAGGAGCATACCAAtgatcgaaaagaaattagTTTACAATCATTATGCCAAGAAAATGGAGATCAATATGTAAacggtataaaaaatatgcagaTTCAAAAAACTGAGACTACATCATGTCTATCTCGTGATAAAGTAAAAGAACAAGAATCTATGAATAAAGAATCTTCTCGTTTAAGTAGAAATGGAGGtccacgatttaaaaaaaattcggagA ATCGACATCGATCTACTTCACATTTTTCTAATCAATATACAAACAATGGACCAAATTCTAAAATGCTTAAGTCAGAAAGggatataaaagaagataatatcaatattcaacATTCACACTCTATACATCATCAAGTACATAATCCTGCAAATGCATTAAATACTTATCAAGCATCTTATATGCAACAAAGCATGTATTCCGGATTACCGTATTATGCAAATGAGACAGAAGCATTTGCGAATCCTTATTATTCTTTGAATCCAGGTTTTGTCTCAATCCCATGTTTACCACATTCCGATATACATGATAATAGTAATGCACAAACTTTTCCGCCGCATCTATGTCCTGGAATAGATTATTCTCAAGCTTATTCCGGCCTGTGCCCACCATACATATGTCCCTCTCCAAATCCATTTAATTTACCGCTGCAAAATTTACCGGAACACTGGTATGCAGTTGCTGGACAACCGCATTATATGCCATATGCACCTGTATTATCCGTAACTGCAGAAACAACTTGCAATGgagtacaaaatattaatcagaATGCttcatcttaa
- the LOC107995952 gene encoding NF-X1-type zinc finger protein NFXL1 produces MQKFRQAQAENKIAINKHLEANAYLESSSEDENDRNEEDMQNVVEKVLASYQGKEADAEKMLSYLINVFQSGNAVCLICISTVKKADPIWNCNKCFAFLHLSCILHWIQDSLNVKREKGITLIWACPKCRMEYKQDDVPRNYKCFCGKSIDPPYHPWNIPHSCGETCGKSLKPECGHKCVLLCHPGPCPPCAKTVSIKCYCGKQIPQQRRCNAKEWSCGTICNKKYKLCSHTCKEICHSGECPPCSEVLLLECHCKINKELKQCYEGSWICDKPCGRLLSCNVHTCLGKCHLVNDCGSCLLEQNRTCPCGKKRYAISCKQEQLPTCGDTCGKLLNCGSHYCNMRCHTDRCGQCLEVVTKSCRCGSYQKEIACGKEFHCNKKCMQMRLCGRHLCNKKCCDCLIKNTYNICEKICDNTLNCRKHKCAAPCHSGPCYPCARTDIIQCKCGYNKIIVPCGTIKKIKPPVCNKSCKIPPICHHPKRETHKCHQGPCPPCKKICNLTYKRCGHFCVAVCHTKVWIKVYKNDTKTQPTGPWDIQKETMQLKTLPCPPCEVSVPITCLGEHETRPWPCHMAKSTSCGRLCGKILSCMNHTCELICHKISFSKEDISGIPCMECEKPCLFPRPQGCTHLCPKPCHPAPCSPCKQLVKILCHCGISTLYRRCSELTSAKAEQRNELLKCGNQCPKNYSCGHRCINDCHPGPCKNEKKCNKKVKLFCECKRIKKDFICSLIQKDEICIKCDDVCNKLKMEKRQAEAALLEQKRQAEEIRNQQEIEKFERKFKPRRKGKDKFDKKQLLNENCNNYRKYWILAILICFIGIAIFYASIQKF; encoded by the exons atgcaaaaatttagaCAAGCTCaagcagaaaataaaatagcaattaACAAACATTTAGAAGCAAATGCCTACTTAGAATCATCTAGTGAGGatgaaaatgatagaaatgaaGAAGATATGCAAAATGTAGTTGAAAAAGTTTTAGCTTCTTATCAAGGAAAAGAAGCAGATGCAGAAAAAATGttgtcatatttaattaatgttttccAATCTGGCAATGCTGTTTGCTTAATATGTATTTCAACCGTAAAAAAAGCAGACCCA atttggaATTGTAACAAATGTTTTGCTTTTTTACATCTGTCTTGCATTTTACATTGGATACAGGATAGTTTAAATGTTAAACGTGAGAAAGGCATTACATTGATATGGGCATG tccAAAGTGTCGTATGGAATATAAGCAAGACGATGTACCTCGTAATTATAAATGCTTTTGTGGGAAATCTATTGATCCACCATATCATCCATGGAATATTCCACATTCATGTGGAGAAACTTGTGGTAAATCCTTAAAACCAGAATGTGGTCACAAATGTGTTTTACTTTGTCATCCTGGACCATGTCCTCCTTGTGCAAAAACAGTATCTATCAAATGCTATTGTGGTAAGCAAATACCTCAACAACGACGATGTAATGCTAAAGAATGGAGTTGTGGCActatatgcaataaaaaatataaattatgttcacATACTTGCAAGGAAATATGCCATTCAGGAGAATGCCCTCCTTGTTCAGaagtattattattggaatgtcactgtaaaattaacaaagaattaaaacaaTGCTATGAAGGTTCATGGATTTGTGATAAACCTTGCGGTAGACTTCTTTCTTGTAATGTTCATACATGCTTAGGTAAATGTCATTTAGTTAATGATTGTGGATCTTGTTTATTGGAACAAAATAGAACATGTCCATGTGGAAAGAAACGTTATGCCATTTCATGCAAACAAGAACAATTACCTACATGTGGAGATACAtgtggaaaattattgaattgtgGTTCACATTACTGTAATATGAGATGTCATACAGATCGGTGTGGACAATGTTTAGAGGTAGTCACAAAATCATGTAGATGTGGCAgttatcaaaaagaaattgcatGTGGTAAAGAATTTCATTGCAATAAGAAATGCATGCAAATGCGTTTGTGCGGTAGACATTTATGTAACAAAAAATGTTGCGATTGcttgattaaaaatacatataatatttgtgaaaaaatatgcGATAATACTTTAAACTGCCGCAAACATAAATGTGCCGCTCCTTGTCATAGCGGTCCTTGTTATCCGTGTGCACGAACTGATATTATTCAATGTAAATGcggatacaataaaataatagtaccATGtggtacaataaaaaaaatcaaacctCCAGTTTGCAATAAATCATGTAAAATACCGCCAATTTGCCATCATCCAAAACGAGAAACTCACAAATGTCATCAAGGTCCTTGTCCAccttgcaaaaaaatttgcaacttAACATATAAACGATGTGGTCATTTTTGTGTTGCTGTTTGTCACACAAAAGTAtggataaaagtatataaaaatgatacaaagACACAACCAACTGGACCTTGGGatatacaaaaagaaactATGCAGCTAAAAACATTACCTTGTCCACCATGTGAAGTTTCAGTACCAATTACATGTTTAGGAGAACACGAGACACGTCCGTGGCCTTGTCATATGGCTAAGTCTACTTCTTGCGGAAGATTatgtggaaaaatattatcatgtaTGAATCATACATGTGAATTAATTtgtcataaaatatcattttctaaaGAAGATATAAGTGGTATTCCATGTATGGAATGTGAAAAACCATGTCTATTTCCACGACCACAAGGCTGCACACATTTATGCCCAAAACCTTGTCATCCTGCACCATGTAGTCCCTGCAAGcaattagttaaaattttatgtcatTGTGGTATAAGTACTTTATACCGCAGATGTTCAGAACTTACATCAGCTAAAGCAGAACAACGTAATGAATTGCTTAAATGTGGAAATCAATGtccaaaaaat tATTCTTGTGGACATCGATGTATAAATGATTGTCATCCTGGTCcatgtaaaaatgaaaaaaaatgtaataagaaaGTGAAACTATTTTGTGAATGCAaacgtattaaaaaagattttatttgttcattgatacaaaaagatgaaatttgcataaaatgtGACGATGTttgtaacaaattaaaaatggaaaaacgtCAAGCTGAAGCTGCTTTATTAGAACAAAAACGGCAAGCAGAAGAAATACGTAATCAacaagaaatcgaaaaatttgaacgaaaatttaaacctCGTCGTAAAGGAAaagataaattcgataaaaaacaattattgaatgaaaattgtaataattatagaaaatattggattttagctattttaatatgttttataggtattgcaatattttatgcaagcattcaaaaattttga
- the LOC107995951 gene encoding pre-mRNA-processing factor 6 yields MAVPSVSLSTRNKKHFLGVPAPLGYVAGVGRGATGFTTRSDIGPARDANDVSDDRHAPPTKRTKKKEEEEEDEEDLNDSNYDEFSGYGGSLFSKDPYDKDDEEADAIYEAIDKRMDEKRKEYREKRLREELERYRQERPKIQQQFSDLKRELVNVSEEEWKNVPEVGDARNRKQRNPRAEKFTPLPDSVLARNLGGETSTSIDPSSGLASMMPGVATPGMLTPTGDLDLRKIGQARNTLMNVKLNQVSDSVEGQTVVDPKGYLTDLQSMIPTYGGDINDIKKARLLLKSVRETNPNHPPAWIASARLEEVTGKVQAARNLIMKGCEVNPTSEDLWLEAARLQPPDTAKAVIAQSVRHIPTSVRIWIKAADLETETKAKRRVYRKALEHIPNSVRLWKAAVELEEPEDARILLSRAVECCPTSVDLWLALARLETYDNARKVLNKARENIPTDRQIWTTAAKLEEANGNKHMVEKIIDRAISSLSANGVEINREHWFKEAMEAEKAGAVHTCQVIVKAIIGFGVEEEDRKHTWMEDAETCAQQGALECARAVYAYALSTFPSKKSIWLRAAYFEKTYGTRESLESLLQRAVAHCPKSEVLWLMGAKSKWLAGDVPAARGILSLAFQANPNSEEIWLAAVKLESENSEYERARRLLAKARASAPTPRVMMKSAKLEWALNNLDAALLLLKEALEAFDDFPKLWLMKGQIEEQQGNLDKALETYNQAIKKCPNSIPLWRLLAQLEHRKGQVTKARSVLEKARLKNSKNPELWLEAIRNELKIGGVRDMANTLMAKALQECPTSGLLWAEAIFMEPRPQRKTKSVDALKKCEHDPHVLLAVSKLFWCEHKISKCRDWFNRTVKIDPDLGDAWAYFYKFELLNGTEEQQEDVKKRCIAAEPHHGENWCKVSKNIVNWCLSTDQILVLVAKDLPIPI; encoded by the exons atggcagTTCCATCAGTTTCATTATcaacgagaaataaaaagcaTTTTTTAGGTGTTCCAGCACCGTTAGGATATGTAGCTGGTGTTGGAAGAGG agctaCTGGATTTACAACTAGATCTGACATTGGTCCAGCTCGAGATGCTAACGATGTTTc agATGATAGACATGCTCCACCtacaaaaagaacaaaaaaaaaggaagaagaagaagaagatgaagaagattTAAATGATTCTAATTATGATGAATTTTCTGGATATGGAGGATCATTATTTAGTAAg GATCCATATGATAAAGATGATGAAGAAGCTGATGCTATTTATGAGGCAATTGATAAACGAATGGATGAAAAGCGTAAAGAGTACAGAGAAAAAAGACTCAGAGAAGAATTAGAAAGGTATCGTCAAGAACGTCCTAAAATTCAACAACAGTTTTcagatttaaaaagagaattgGTAAATGTAAGCgaagaagaatggaaaaatgttCCAGAAGTTGGTGATGCTAGAAATCGAAAGCAACGAAATCCACGAGCAGAAAAATTTACACCATTACCAGATTCTGTTCTTGCAAGAAATTTAGGTGGTGAAACATCCACTAGTATAGATCCATCAAGTGGTTTGGCATCTATGATGCCTGGCGTAGCAACACCTGGAATGTTAACACCTACAGGAGATTTAGATTTAAGGAAAATTGGACAAGCAAGAAATACTTTAATGAATGTTAAATTGAATCAAGTTTCTGATTCTGTAGAAGGACAAACTGTTGTAGATCCTAAGGGTTATCTTACAGATTTGCAAAGTATGATACCAACATATGGTGGTGATatcaa tGATATTAAGAAAGCCAGATTATTGCTAAAATCCGTAAGAGAAACGAATCCCAATCATCCTCCAGCATGGATTGCTTCTGCACGTTTAGAAGAAGTTACAGGAAAAGTGCAAGCTGCACGCAATTTGATAATGAAAGGTTGTGAAGTAAATCCTACATCAGAAGATTTATGGTTAGAAGCAGCTAGACTTCAACCACCAGATACAGCTAAAGCAGTAATTGCTCAATCTGTTCGACATATACCAACATCTGTTAGAATTTGGATAAAAGCAGCGGATTTAGAAACTGAAACAAAAGCAAAAAGAAGAGTATATCGTAAAGCATTAGAACATATCCCAAATTCAGTAAGATTATGGAAAGCTGCAGTAGAATTAGAAGAACCAGAAGATGCGCGAATTTTACTTAGTCGAGCGGTCGAATGTTGTCCAACTAGTGTAGATTTATGGCTTGCGCTTGCTCGATTAGAAACCTATGATAATGCCAGAAAAGTACTTAATAAAGCAAGAGAAAATATTCCAACTGATAGACAAATTTGGACAACTGCTGCTAAATTGGAAGAAGCAAATGGAAATAAACATATGGttgagaaaattattgatcGTGCAATATCTTCTTTAAGTGCAAATGGTGTGGAAATTAATAGAGAACATTGGTTTAAAGAAGCTATGGAAGCTGAAAAGGCTGGAGCAGTACATACATGTCAAGTAATAGTTAAGGCAATTATTGGTTTTGGAGTAGAAGAAGAGGATAGAAAACATACATGGATGGAAGATGCAGAAACT tgTGCTCAACAAGGTGCATTGGAATGTGCTAGAGCAGTGTATGCTTATGCATTGTCGACATTTCCAAGTAAAAAATCGATTTGGTTACGTGCtgcttattttgaaaaaacataTGGAACACGAGAATCTTTAGAATCTTTGCTTCAAAGAGCAGTTGCTCATTGTCCAAAGAGTGAAGTACTTTGGCTTATGGGTGCAAAATCAAAATGGTTAGct ggagATGTTCCAGCAGCAAGAGGTATATTATCACTTGCATTTCAAGCAAATCCAAATTCAGAGGAAATTTGGTTAGCAGCTGTAAAACTAGAATCAGAAAATTCTGAATATGAAAGAGCTCGACGGTTGCTCGCGAAAGCACGAGCATCTGCACCAACTCCTAGAGTGATGATGAAAAGTGCAAAATTAGAATGGGCTCTGAATAATCTTGATGCAGCTTTATTACTTCTAAAGGAAGCATTAGAAGCATTTGatgattttccaaaattatggCTAATGAAAGGACAAATCGAAGAACAACAAGGAAACTTGGATAAAGCTTTAGAAACATATAATCAAGCT ataaaaaaatgtccGAATTCTATTCCATTGTGGCGTTTATTAGCACAATTAGAACATAGAAAAGGTCAAGTTACTAAAGCTAGATCAGTTTTGGAGAAGGCTcgcttaaaaaattcaaagaatccAGAACTTTGGTTAGAAGCTATcagaaatgaattaaagatTGGTGGTGTGAGAGATATGGCAAATACGCTTATGGCAAAAGCACTTCAAGAATGTCCAACATCTGGTTTACTTTGGGCAGAAGCAATTTTTATGGAACCTCGACcgcaaagaaaaacaaaaagtgtAGATGCTTTGAAAAAATGCGAGCATGATCCTCATGTGCTTCTTGCAGTATCTAA ATTATTTTGGTGTGaacataaaatttcgaaatgtcgAGATTGGTTTAATCGAACAGTTAAAATAGATCCAGATTTAGGAGACGCTTGGGCATATTTCTATAAGTTTGAACTTTTAAATGGAACAGAAGAACAACAAGAAGATGTAAAAAAGAGATGTATTGCTGCAGAACCTCATCATGGTGAAAATTGGTGtaaagtttctaaaaatatagtaaattggTGTTTAAGTACTGATCAAATTTTAGTATTAGTTGCAAAAGATTTACCAattccaatataa
- the LOC107995962 gene encoding thymosin beta, which translates to MSSPSLKDLPKVALDLKSELEGFNHGCMKKASTAEKNVLPSAEDVAAEKTQQTLMSGIETFDPSSLKHTETQEKNLLPDMDAIQQEKGKQQLISGIENFDPAKLKHAETLEKNPLPTKEAIDAEKIAA; encoded by the exons ATGTCGAGTCCGTCGTTGAAAGACCTGCCAAAAGTAGCCTTAGATTTGAAAAGCGAATTGGAAGGTTTCAATCATGGCTGTATGAAAAAAGCCTCAACTGCTGAAAAGAATGTTCTACCTTCTGCTGaag ATGTAGCTGCGGAGAAAACTCAACAAACGCTGATGTCAGGCATCGAGACATTCGACCCGAGTAGTTTGAAGCACACTGAAACTCAAGAAAAGAATTTGCTACCTGACATGGATG caatccagcaggaaaaaggaaagcaaCAGTTGATTTCTggtattgaaaatttcgatccCGCGAAATTAAAACATGCAGAAACACTTGAGAAAAATCCCTTGCCTACCAAAGAAG CAATTGATGCAGAAAAAATAGCTGCTTAA